The following coding sequences are from one uncultured Cohaesibacter sp. window:
- a CDS encoding ABC transporter permease codes for MSAQNAKLPRWVDYGLIPLLNLAAALLVSGLVVLLIGENPLDAVYWLVQGSLGYGEGIGFTLYYTTNFIFTGLAVAVAAHAGMFNIGGEGQAYVGGLGVALACLALDHYVPWYVTFPFALIGAAAFGAAWAAIPAYLQAKRGSHIVITTIMFNFISYSLMAYLLVVVFKQPESMQPESRTFLEGGRLPFIHEVAGWFGIHMASSPLNLSFVVALLACVFVWALIWRTRLGYAIRTFGTNPDAAVYAGMNLSRIIIITMMISGALAGLMALNEVMGAQNRLLLDYVTGYGFVGIAVALMGRSHPVGIIMASILFGMLYQGGAELAFEMPKITRDMIISIQGLVILFAGAMEHMFRPALVRLFTSRSNDLEQEA; via the coding sequence ATGAGCGCTCAAAATGCAAAACTGCCCCGCTGGGTAGATTATGGTCTGATCCCGCTGCTCAATCTGGCCGCAGCCCTGCTGGTTTCCGGGCTTGTGGTGCTGTTGATTGGCGAAAATCCGCTTGATGCCGTTTACTGGCTGGTGCAGGGCTCGCTGGGCTATGGCGAGGGCATCGGCTTTACGCTTTACTACACTACGAACTTTATTTTCACCGGCCTGGCCGTTGCTGTGGCAGCGCACGCCGGCATGTTCAATATCGGTGGTGAAGGGCAGGCTTATGTTGGCGGGCTTGGTGTGGCGCTGGCCTGTCTTGCGCTCGATCACTATGTGCCATGGTACGTAACCTTTCCGTTCGCCCTGATCGGTGCAGCGGCCTTCGGAGCCGCATGGGCAGCCATTCCCGCTTATCTGCAGGCAAAGCGTGGCAGCCACATCGTGATCACCACGATCATGTTCAACTTCATCTCCTACTCACTGATGGCCTATTTGTTGGTCGTGGTATTCAAACAGCCCGAATCCATGCAGCCTGAGAGCCGCACATTCCTTGAGGGCGGCAGGCTGCCATTCATTCACGAGGTGGCTGGCTGGTTCGGCATTCATATGGCGTCATCACCGCTTAACCTGTCGTTCGTGGTGGCCCTGCTGGCTTGTGTTTTCGTCTGGGCACTGATCTGGCGCACGCGTCTCGGCTACGCCATCCGTACCTTCGGCACCAATCCGGACGCGGCAGTTTATGCAGGTATGAACCTCTCGCGCATCATCATCATCACCATGATGATTTCCGGTGCTTTGGCGGGGCTTATGGCGCTCAATGAAGTGATGGGCGCTCAAAACCGTCTGTTGCTTGATTATGTGACCGGTTATGGCTTTGTGGGCATCGCGGTGGCGTTGATGGGGCGTTCTCACCCTGTGGGGATCATCATGGCGTCCATCCTCTTTGGCATGCTCTATCAGGGCGGCGCTGAGCTGGCCTTTGAAATGCCCAAGATCACCCGCGACATGATCATTTCCATTCAGGGTCTCGTCATCCTCTTTGCCGGGGCGATGGAGCATATGTTCCGCCCGGCTCTGGTCAGACTCTTCACATCAAGATCTAACGATCTTGAACAAGAAGCGTAA
- a CDS encoding ABC transporter ATP-binding protein — MKHSRNRREGLKIGEEILHLEEQKTAQGSAGAKANASGDEDVSQVPAIRLVGIEKRFGPVYANKNIDLNVAKGSIHGIIGENGAGKSTLMSILYGFYQADAGQIYVNGKRQTIPDSQKAIAVGIGMVHQHFMLVDNFSVLENVVLGVEGGLLLQKGVDKARAELQRLADEYELNIDPDALIKELPVGLQQRVEILKALYRGADILILDEPTGVLTPAEADHLFRILGQLRDQGKTILLITHKLREIMAITDEVSVMRRGEMVGSVHTAETSVEQLAEMMVGRHVLLNVEKSPSKPEREVLSVENLTVTDKRGVNLVKDVSFNVRAGEIVGIAGVSGNGQSELMEAIAGMITARTGTIKINGEVVNTADALERRHRGLAHVPEDRHRTGLVTQFPAKENMILGYQDSKKYGEGLFLDLGAILKETQAFMEDFDVRPPDPHLKAANFSGGNQQKLVLAREMERNPDILLVGQPTRGVDIGAIEFIHKRLIEMRDAGKAILLVSVELDEIRSLSDRILVMFDGKIVGERPAGAGEQELGLMMAGIADTSGVEEANNTPSARTGEAE; from the coding sequence ATGAAGCACAGCAGAAATAGGCGGGAGGGGCTGAAAATTGGGGAAGAGATTTTGCATCTGGAAGAGCAAAAAACAGCGCAAGGCAGCGCGGGGGCCAAAGCGAACGCCTCCGGCGATGAAGACGTCAGTCAAGTGCCTGCAATTCGGTTGGTCGGAATCGAAAAACGGTTCGGGCCGGTCTATGCCAACAAGAATATTGACCTCAATGTCGCAAAGGGGTCAATCCACGGTATTATCGGTGAGAATGGAGCAGGCAAGTCGACCCTGATGTCCATTCTCTATGGGTTTTATCAGGCCGACGCTGGCCAAATCTATGTCAACGGCAAGCGCCAAACCATACCAGACAGCCAGAAGGCGATTGCCGTGGGCATCGGTATGGTGCACCAGCACTTCATGCTGGTTGACAATTTCTCGGTGCTCGAAAATGTCGTGCTCGGCGTAGAAGGTGGATTGTTGCTTCAGAAGGGCGTCGACAAGGCGCGTGCAGAACTGCAGCGACTGGCAGACGAATATGAGCTGAATATTGATCCGGATGCTCTGATTAAGGAACTCCCTGTTGGCTTGCAACAACGGGTCGAGATCCTGAAAGCGCTTTATCGAGGCGCAGATATTCTTATTTTGGACGAACCGACCGGCGTATTGACTCCGGCCGAGGCGGATCACCTGTTCCGCATTTTGGGGCAGTTGCGTGATCAGGGCAAAACCATTTTGCTCATCACCCACAAGCTGCGCGAAATCATGGCGATTACCGACGAGGTTTCGGTCATGCGCCGGGGCGAGATGGTCGGTTCCGTGCATACGGCTGAAACCTCTGTCGAGCAGCTCGCCGAAATGATGGTTGGGCGCCATGTGCTGCTTAATGTCGAGAAGAGCCCTAGCAAGCCGGAACGGGAAGTGCTCTCGGTCGAGAACCTGACCGTCACCGACAAGCGCGGCGTCAATCTGGTCAAGGATGTGTCTTTTAATGTCCGCGCCGGAGAAATTGTTGGTATTGCCGGTGTGTCGGGGAACGGCCAGAGCGAATTGATGGAAGCCATTGCGGGCATGATTACCGCACGGACTGGTACCATCAAGATCAATGGAGAGGTGGTCAACACCGCAGATGCGCTGGAGCGCCGTCACCGCGGTTTGGCTCATGTACCAGAAGATCGCCATCGCACAGGCCTTGTGACCCAATTCCCTGCCAAGGAAAACATGATCCTTGGATATCAGGACAGCAAGAAATATGGCGAAGGCCTGTTTCTCGATCTTGGCGCTATTCTGAAGGAAACGCAGGCGTTTATGGAAGACTTCGATGTGCGCCCGCCGGATCCGCATCTCAAAGCGGCCAATTTCTCCGGCGGCAACCAGCAAAAGCTGGTCTTGGCGCGCGAAATGGAGCGCAATCCCGATATTCTTCTGGTTGGTCAGCCGACTCGCGGCGTGGATATCGGTGCTATCGAATTCATTCACAAGCGGCTCATCGAGATGCGCGATGCAGGCAAAGCCATTTTGCTTGTTTCCGTCGAACTTGATGAAATTCGCTCGCTGTCCGACCGTATCCTTGTCATGTTTGATGGCAAGATCGTCGGCGAACGTCCTGCAGGAGCAGGGGAGCAGGAATTGGGCTTGATGATGGCCGGTATCGCCGATACCTCCGGAGTGGAAGAGGCAAACAACACGCCAAGTGCCCGAACCGGGGAGGCAGAATAA
- the cdd gene encoding cytidine deaminase, with product MNAKAIEVTDQTLALLELATKARQKAHVPYSRFPVGVALRTRAGTVHTGCNIENASYPEGWCAETSAISAMIMASSELADSRAIEELVVIADHTPPITPCGGCRQRIREFGSPDTIIHAADLSGIQQSFTLDALLPAAFDLEENR from the coding sequence ATGAATGCAAAAGCTATCGAGGTTACCGATCAGACACTGGCGCTTCTGGAGCTGGCGACAAAGGCACGTCAGAAGGCGCATGTGCCTTACTCGCGCTTTCCTGTCGGGGTCGCGCTGCGCACGCGTGCCGGCACGGTTCACACCGGATGCAATATCGAAAACGCGTCCTATCCGGAGGGCTGGTGCGCTGAGACCTCGGCCATTTCAGCCATGATCATGGCAAGCAGTGAACTGGCCGATAGCCGGGCGATCGAAGAGCTGGTGGTGATTGCCGATCACACCCCGCCTATCACGCCTTGCGGTGGCTGTCGCCAGCGGATCAGGGAGTTTGGCAGTCCGGATACCATCATTCATGCGGCCGACTTGAGCGGCATTCAGCAGAGCTTTACGCTGGATGCTCTGTTGCCAGCCGCGTTTGATCTGGAAGAAAACCGATAG
- a CDS encoding ABC transporter permease, protein MEIFQTLILTTDSAVRLSVPLLFACLAGLYSERSGVVDIGLEGKMLGGAFAAGCVAFVTGSAWLGLLAAILVSIGLALVHGYASITQKGNQIVSGVAINFVASGLTALLGQAWFGRGGKTPQLPNTARFTEIKLPFADSIREVPIIGPIYYEIISGHSLLVYAAFICIPLTWWVLYRTRFGLRLRAVGENPGAVDTAGISVAWMRYRAILITGTLCGFAGAYLSIAQSAGFSKDMTAGKGFIALAALVFAKWKPVNALGACFLFGFLDAVGIRLQGTELPVIGEVPVQAMQALPYILTVVLLAGFIGKSIPPKASGVPYTKER, encoded by the coding sequence ATGGAAATTTTTCAAACACTTATTCTTACGACAGATTCCGCGGTTCGCCTTTCCGTGCCGCTTCTCTTCGCTTGCCTTGCCGGTCTTTATTCCGAACGTTCCGGCGTTGTCGATATTGGCCTTGAAGGCAAGATGCTCGGCGGGGCCTTTGCTGCGGGCTGTGTGGCCTTTGTTACAGGCTCTGCGTGGCTGGGATTGCTGGCGGCCATTCTGGTGTCCATCGGTTTGGCGCTGGTGCATGGCTATGCCTCCATCACCCAGAAGGGCAACCAGATCGTATCCGGCGTCGCTATCAATTTTGTCGCCAGCGGTCTGACTGCGCTGCTTGGTCAGGCATGGTTCGGCCGTGGCGGCAAAACACCACAATTGCCGAACACGGCACGCTTTACCGAAATCAAGCTGCCCTTTGCCGATAGCATCCGGGAAGTGCCCATCATCGGGCCGATCTATTATGAGATCATCTCGGGTCATTCCCTGCTGGTCTATGCGGCATTCATTTGCATTCCCTTGACTTGGTGGGTGCTCTATCGCACACGCTTTGGCTTGCGACTGCGTGCCGTGGGCGAAAATCCCGGTGCTGTGGATACGGCAGGCATATCGGTTGCGTGGATGCGCTATCGGGCAATCCTGATTACGGGAACGCTTTGCGGTTTTGCTGGCGCCTATCTTTCCATCGCCCAGTCGGCCGGTTTCTCCAAGGATATGACAGCAGGCAAAGGCTTCATTGCCCTTGCAGCTCTTGTCTTTGCCAAATGGAAACCCGTCAACGCGCTTGGCGCCTGCTTCCTCTTCGGCTTTCTTGATGCTGTAGGTATCCGCTTGCAGGGCACCGAGCTGCCGGTCATCGGCGAAGTGCCTGTTCAGGCCATGCAGGCCTTGCCATATATCCTGACCGTTGTCTTGCTGGCAGGCTTCATCGGCAAGTCCATTCCGCCCAAAGCAAGCGGTGTCCCTTACACCAAGGAACGTTAG